One window from the genome of Streptomyces sp. NBC_00597 encodes:
- a CDS encoding alpha/beta hydrolase, which translates to MLATVLATSAALLATPVTGLLGHRALRRAVSARLLRIDSPNGIDEQGFVRIGGIEQWISIRGEDRANPVVVEIHGGPGASHSIFAERTRSWEAHFTIVRWDMRGAGKTFGRSGPQGQGELSFGRLYEDALEVTRYARERLGADRVVLVASSLGSVFGLRLARSHPELYSAYVGTDQNVLDAGRDTSVHEALLARLRAAGKDEDAAAVLAMGSDPHRLTADQRAAYGKLTVASDPLTLDTLKSVVLRSLWFSPLHSLRELGQYFAGMKFSARFTPELDAFDDRADGTRFELPFFVFQGDRDVITPAERARAFFDEVEAPVKEFALIEDASHFASFRHPDRFLELMLTRVRPVVVAAAGAGAA; encoded by the coding sequence ATGCTCGCCACCGTTCTCGCCACGTCCGCCGCCCTGCTCGCCACGCCCGTCACGGGCCTGCTGGGGCACCGCGCCCTGCGCCGCGCCGTTAGCGCCCGGCTGCTGCGCATCGACAGCCCGAACGGCATCGACGAGCAGGGGTTCGTCCGCATCGGCGGCATCGAGCAGTGGATCTCGATCCGCGGCGAGGACCGGGCCAACCCGGTGGTCGTCGAGATCCACGGGGGCCCCGGCGCCTCCCACTCGATCTTCGCGGAGCGCACCCGGTCCTGGGAGGCGCACTTCACGATCGTGCGCTGGGACATGCGCGGTGCGGGCAAGACCTTCGGCCGCTCCGGACCGCAGGGTCAGGGCGAGTTGAGCTTCGGCCGGTTGTACGAGGACGCCCTCGAAGTCACCCGGTACGCCCGCGAGCGGCTCGGCGCCGACCGGGTCGTGCTGGTGGCGAGCTCGCTCGGCAGCGTCTTCGGCCTGCGCCTGGCCCGCAGCCACCCCGAGCTGTACTCCGCGTACGTCGGCACCGACCAGAACGTCTTGGACGCCGGGCGCGACACCTCCGTCCACGAGGCGCTCCTGGCCCGGCTGCGCGCGGCCGGCAAGGACGAGGACGCCGCCGCAGTGCTGGCGATGGGCAGCGACCCGCACCGGCTGACGGCCGACCAGCGGGCTGCGTACGGCAAGCTGACCGTGGCCTCCGACCCGCTGACGCTGGACACCCTCAAGAGCGTCGTCCTGCGCTCGCTGTGGTTCTCGCCGCTGCACTCGCTGCGCGAGCTGGGCCAGTACTTCGCGGGTATGAAGTTCTCCGCGCGGTTCACCCCCGAACTGGACGCGTTCGACGACCGGGCCGACGGCACCCGCTTCGAGCTGCCGTTCTTCGTCTTCCAGGGCGACCGGGACGTCATCACCCCGGCCGAGCGCGCCCGGGCGTTCTTCGACGAGGTCGAGGCCCCGGTCAAGGAGTTCGCGCTGATCGAGGACGCGAGCCACTTCGCGTCGTTCCGCCACCCGGACCGGTTCCTGGAGCTGATGCTGACCCGGGTCCGGCCGGTGGTGGTCGCGGCGGCAGGGGCGGGCGCGGCCTGA
- a CDS encoding acyl-CoA carboxylase epsilon subunit, whose translation MTAPVTATAPGPAGDTSALAIAASIRITKGNPTAEEVAALAVLLTARIRLQNEAHASQTEAQVYKLPLRPRPSFIAPGAWAS comes from the coding sequence GTGACCGCCCCCGTCACCGCTACCGCGCCGGGCCCCGCCGGCGACACGTCCGCCCTCGCGATCGCCGCCTCGATCCGCATCACCAAGGGCAACCCGACCGCGGAGGAGGTCGCGGCCCTGGCCGTGCTCCTCACCGCCCGGATCCGGCTCCAGAACGAGGCCCACGCCTCCCAGACGGAGGCCCAGGTGTACAAGCTGCCCCTGCGCCCCCGACCGTCCTTCATCGCGCCGGGCGCCTGGGCCTCGTAG
- a CDS encoding TetR/AcrR family transcriptional regulator, which yields MARSRDEKRDPAVSLALLWGEQGQPRRGPKPSLTVDRIVDGALAVADAQGVDALSMQSVAARLGVTTMALYRYVPGKAELLDLMVDAAFGPAPDVAGVPGGWRPQLDAWARACWEQYRRRPWMVVATGMRRQLMGPRQLAWLDSALAALSGTGLPYAQQHAAFLLVIGHVRGLAQQLVDDDEEGRQEWARLTAQVWERHGDRFPALTAAIAGGAFTPRADDPLDFGLERILDGVAALVERG from the coding sequence ATGGCCAGGAGCAGGGACGAGAAGCGTGATCCGGCGGTCAGCCTGGCGCTCCTGTGGGGAGAGCAGGGGCAGCCGAGGCGGGGGCCGAAGCCCTCGTTGACCGTCGATCGCATCGTGGACGGCGCGCTCGCCGTCGCCGACGCGCAGGGGGTGGACGCGCTGTCCATGCAGAGCGTCGCCGCGCGCCTGGGCGTGACCACCATGGCGTTGTACCGCTACGTCCCCGGCAAGGCGGAGCTGCTCGACCTGATGGTGGACGCCGCCTTCGGACCGGCGCCCGACGTCGCCGGCGTTCCGGGGGGCTGGCGGCCGCAGTTGGACGCGTGGGCGCGCGCGTGCTGGGAGCAGTACCGGCGCCGGCCCTGGATGGTGGTCGCGACGGGGATGCGCCGGCAGCTCATGGGTCCCCGTCAGCTGGCCTGGCTCGACTCGGCCTTGGCCGCGCTGTCGGGCACGGGGCTCCCGTACGCACAGCAGCACGCGGCGTTCCTGCTGGTCATCGGGCACGTACGGGGGCTTGCGCAGCAACTCGTCGACGACGACGAGGAGGGCCGCCAGGAGTGGGCCCGGCTCACGGCGCAGGTGTGGGAGCGGCACGGCGACCGGTTCCCCGCGCTGACCGCGGCCATCGCGGGCGGGGCCTTCACCCCGCGCGCGGACGATCCGCTCGACTTCGGGCTGGAGCGCATCCTCGACGGCGTCGCCGCGCTGGTCGAACGCGGGTGA
- a CDS encoding helix-turn-helix domain-containing protein, with amino-acid sequence MNGVQLFLLGRTLMKIGEEAIPTGGVGKRATSTRSVLIVMLDVYAHPDTTVGEIAVRSGLPQSAVSACVARLRETGSVVTATDPGDRRRTLVRQNPEVSDRRAEVAAAPIDVALSTALGTDDPDELAEVVALLDALARRLSPDVLARLTLEAPDAGSAGAG; translated from the coding sequence ATGAACGGAGTGCAGCTCTTCCTGCTGGGCCGGACGCTGATGAAGATCGGCGAAGAGGCCATCCCGACGGGCGGTGTCGGCAAGCGCGCGACGAGCACGCGGTCGGTCCTGATCGTGATGCTCGACGTGTACGCCCACCCCGACACCACCGTGGGCGAGATCGCTGTCCGCTCTGGGCTGCCGCAGAGCGCGGTGTCCGCGTGCGTGGCCCGGCTGCGCGAAACCGGCTCCGTGGTCACCGCCACCGACCCCGGCGACCGGCGGCGCACCCTCGTCCGGCAGAACCCCGAGGTCTCCGACCGGCGGGCGGAGGTTGCCGCCGCCCCGATCGACGTCGCCCTGTCCACCGCGCTCGGCACGGACGACCCCGACGAACTCGCCGAGGTCGTCGCCCTGTTGGACGCGCTCGCCCGCCGCCTCTCACCCGACGTGCTGGCCCGCCTCACCCTGGAAGCCCCGGACGCGGGCTCCGCCGGAGCGGGCTAG
- a CDS encoding sigma-70 family RNA polymerase sigma factor, protein MDRFEAERPRLRAVAYRMLGSLSEAEDAVQETWLRLERTDSDEIENLAGWLTTVVARICLNMLRSRETRREEPLETRMPDPVVTRGDVIDPEHEVMLADSVGLALLVVLESLQPAERLAFVLHDMFAVPFDEIAPMIDKTPAATRQLASRARRRVQGQAPVPDPDVTLQRKVVDAFFEASRDGRFEALVAVLDPDVILRSDGFAGSARRTVVLRGAETVASQAVMYSSLVPFVRPALINGAAGVVVVSADGPLSLMAFTVTSGKIAAIDVIVDQDRLRALGLADFGA, encoded by the coding sequence ATGGACCGCTTCGAAGCGGAGCGGCCCCGGCTGCGTGCGGTCGCCTACCGGATGCTCGGCTCGCTCAGCGAGGCCGAGGACGCCGTCCAGGAAACCTGGCTGCGCCTGGAGCGCACCGACTCCGACGAGATCGAGAACCTGGCCGGCTGGCTGACCACCGTCGTGGCCCGCATCTGCCTCAACATGCTGCGCTCGCGCGAAACCCGCCGCGAGGAGCCACTGGAGACGCGCATGCCCGACCCGGTCGTCACGCGCGGCGACGTGATCGACCCCGAACACGAGGTGATGCTGGCCGATTCCGTCGGCCTGGCCCTGCTGGTGGTCCTCGAATCGCTCCAGCCCGCCGAGCGGCTCGCTTTCGTCCTGCACGACATGTTCGCCGTGCCCTTCGACGAGATCGCCCCGATGATCGACAAGACCCCGGCCGCCACCCGCCAGCTCGCGAGCCGCGCCCGCCGCCGGGTCCAGGGCCAGGCCCCGGTCCCCGATCCCGATGTCACCCTCCAGCGCAAGGTCGTCGACGCCTTCTTCGAGGCCTCCCGCGACGGCCGCTTCGAAGCCCTCGTCGCCGTCCTCGACCCCGACGTCATCCTGCGTTCCGACGGGTTCGCCGGCAGCGCCCGCCGGACGGTCGTCCTGCGCGGCGCCGAGACGGTGGCCTCCCAGGCCGTCATGTACAGCAGCCTGGTCCCGTTCGTCCGGCCGGCGCTGATCAACGGCGCGGCCGGAGTCGTGGTCGTCTCCGCAGACGGGCCCCTGTCCCTCATGGCCTTCACGGTCACGTCCGGAAAGATCGCCGCGATCGACGTCATCGTCGACCAGGACCGCCTCCGCGCCCTCGGCCTCGCCGACTTCGGCGCCTGA
- a CDS encoding aminoglycoside phosphotransferase family protein, with the protein MSSVKMHADEVDIDGPLVGRLVAAQFPQWADLEVRRVRSAGTDHAMYRLGDDMTVRLPRMPGAADQVDLEQRWLPRLAPHLPLAVPVPLGQGVPGEGYPFAWSVYRWLDGANLFDEPLTELHDAAAGLGRFVAALRRIDTAGAPRSFRGGPVGTADAGVRAAIRDLGADGTLDAGAATAAWEAALRVPQWDGAPVWLHGDLLPGNLLARQGRLSAVIDFGGVGVGDPACDTMAAWTLLSADTREVFREASGVDDATWARGRGWALRFGVTAEHYYRVTNPVLARVGHRAAAEAIADHQAA; encoded by the coding sequence ATGTCCAGCGTGAAGATGCATGCCGACGAGGTCGACATCGACGGACCCCTCGTCGGCCGATTGGTCGCGGCGCAGTTCCCGCAGTGGGCGGACCTGGAGGTACGCAGGGTCCGGTCCGCCGGTACGGACCACGCGATGTACCGGCTGGGCGACGACATGACCGTAAGGCTGCCGCGCATGCCCGGCGCCGCGGACCAGGTCGACCTCGAACAGCGGTGGCTGCCCCGCCTCGCCCCGCACCTGCCGCTGGCCGTACCGGTGCCCCTGGGGCAGGGGGTCCCGGGCGAGGGCTACCCGTTCGCCTGGTCGGTGTACCGCTGGCTGGACGGCGCGAACCTGTTCGACGAACCGCTCACCGAACTACACGATGCAGCCGCCGGGTTGGGCCGCTTCGTCGCCGCGCTGCGGCGCATCGACACCGCCGGCGCGCCGCGGTCGTTCCGGGGCGGGCCGGTGGGTACCGCCGACGCCGGGGTCCGGGCCGCGATCCGGGACCTGGGCGCCGACGGCACGCTCGACGCGGGGGCCGCGACCGCCGCGTGGGAGGCGGCGCTGCGCGTACCGCAGTGGGACGGCGCGCCCGTCTGGCTGCACGGCGACCTCCTGCCCGGGAACCTGCTGGCCCGGCAGGGCCGGCTCAGCGCCGTCATCGACTTCGGCGGCGTGGGCGTCGGCGACCCCGCCTGCGACACGATGGCGGCCTGGACCCTGCTGTCCGCCGACACCCGCGAGGTGTTCCGCGAGGCGTCGGGCGTGGACGACGCCACTTGGGCGCGCGGCCGCGGCTGGGCCCTGCGCTTCGGCGTCACCGCGGAGCACTACTACCGCGTGACCAACCCCGTGCTGGCCCGGGTCGGGCACCGCGCGGCGGCCGAGGCCATCGCCGACCACCAGGCCGCCTGA
- a CDS encoding acyl-CoA carboxylase subunit beta yields MSIVEERPLETVLAPDSRPAAPISPRREETRFASLRERTAELHAVRALAEAGPSERATAAQHSKGKLTARERIELLFDEGTFSEVEQLRRHRASGFGLEDKKPHTDGVVTGWGKVHGRTVFAYAHDFRIFGGALGEAHAEKIHKLMDLAEAAGAPIVGLCDGAGARIQEGVTALAGYGGIFQRNVRNSGVIPQISVILGPCAGGAAYSPALTDFVFMVRGTSQMFITGPDVVQAVTGEAVTMEHLGGADSHAGASGVAAFAYDDEQSCLEDVRHLLSLLPSNNRELAPAGDLEDPADRRCESLLDLVPAKPTQGYDIRDLIEEIADHGDYFEVHAQWAQNVVCALTRLGGHVVGIVANQPAHLAGVLDIQASEKAARFVQFCDSFSIPLVTLIDVPGFLPGVDQEHNGIIRHGAKLLYAYCNATVPRISLILRKAYGGAYIVMDSRSIGADVALAWPSNEIAVMGAEGAANVIFRREINASDDPDATRAQKIKEYQTELMHPYYAAERGLVDDVIDPAETRARLITTLDMLRTKHTQQPSRKHGNVPL; encoded by the coding sequence ATGAGCATCGTCGAGGAAAGACCACTGGAGACCGTACTCGCGCCGGACTCCCGACCCGCGGCTCCGATCTCCCCGCGCCGGGAGGAGACCCGCTTCGCTTCACTGCGCGAGCGCACCGCGGAACTGCACGCCGTACGCGCGCTGGCCGAAGCCGGACCCAGCGAACGCGCCACCGCAGCCCAGCACTCCAAGGGCAAGCTGACCGCCCGCGAGCGCATCGAGCTCCTGTTCGACGAGGGTACGTTCAGCGAAGTCGAGCAGCTCCGCAGGCACCGCGCCTCCGGCTTCGGCCTGGAGGACAAGAAGCCGCACACCGACGGAGTCGTCACGGGCTGGGGCAAGGTCCACGGCCGTACCGTCTTCGCGTACGCCCACGACTTCCGGATCTTCGGCGGCGCGCTGGGCGAGGCCCACGCCGAGAAGATCCACAAGCTGATGGACCTGGCCGAGGCGGCCGGCGCTCCGATCGTGGGCCTGTGCGACGGAGCCGGTGCCCGTATCCAGGAGGGCGTCACGGCCCTGGCCGGCTACGGCGGCATCTTCCAGCGCAACGTCCGCAACTCCGGCGTCATCCCGCAGATCTCGGTGATCCTGGGCCCCTGCGCGGGTGGCGCCGCGTACTCGCCGGCGCTCACGGACTTCGTCTTCATGGTCCGCGGCACCTCGCAGATGTTCATCACCGGCCCCGACGTCGTCCAGGCCGTCACCGGCGAAGCCGTCACCATGGAGCACCTCGGTGGCGCCGACAGCCACGCCGGCGCCTCGGGCGTGGCCGCGTTCGCCTACGACGACGAGCAGAGCTGCCTGGAGGACGTGCGCCACCTGCTGTCCCTGCTCCCGTCCAACAACCGCGAACTCGCCCCCGCCGGCGACCTCGAAGACCCGGCGGACCGCCGCTGCGAGAGCCTGCTCGACCTGGTCCCGGCCAAGCCCACCCAGGGCTATGACATCCGCGACCTCATCGAGGAGATCGCGGACCACGGGGACTACTTCGAGGTCCACGCCCAGTGGGCGCAGAACGTCGTCTGCGCGCTGACCCGCCTCGGTGGGCACGTCGTCGGCATCGTCGCCAACCAGCCGGCCCACCTCGCGGGCGTCCTGGACATCCAGGCGTCCGAGAAGGCGGCCCGCTTCGTCCAGTTCTGCGACTCGTTCAGCATCCCGCTGGTCACCCTGATCGACGTACCCGGCTTCCTGCCCGGCGTCGACCAGGAGCACAACGGCATCATCCGGCACGGCGCGAAACTCCTGTACGCGTACTGCAACGCGACCGTCCCGCGGATCAGCCTGATCCTGCGCAAGGCCTACGGCGGCGCGTACATCGTCATGGACTCCCGGTCCATCGGCGCGGACGTCGCCCTGGCCTGGCCCTCGAACGAGATCGCCGTCATGGGCGCGGAGGGAGCGGCCAACGTCATCTTCCGCCGCGAGATCAACGCCTCCGACGATCCCGACGCCACCCGCGCGCAGAAGATCAAGGAGTACCAGACCGAGCTGATGCACCCGTACTACGCGGCCGAACGCGGCCTCGTCGACGACGTCATCGACCCGGCCGAGACCCGCGCGCGGCTCATCACCACCCTCGACATGCTGCGTACGAAGCACACGCAGCAGCCGAGCCGCAAGCACGGGAACGTCCCGCTGTGA
- a CDS encoding BREX system ATP-binding domain-containing protein, with protein sequence MAGRRPGAAGGFLLRPRSTTPVGTPSTLTRVRGGVSMTGARVTLVGRDAVIGALDTALAECSEGRARIVLAEGATGCGKSALADTAAERARAAGALVLSAVAAPEERQVALGVLRQLVHGEEGFALPVPAADGSTAPARVEAMQAFCARLRELSAERPVVLVVDDVQHADGASLQYLRYLARHARSSAVLTVLTGSPHAEDLDPVFTTELMRQPHFGRLRLDRLGRDEVAALLGGLRPADGPHRISGGNPLLLRALVEETGDGPCETPEPGGPFAQAVTTCLHRSGTTALAAARVAAVLGERATPERVVRLLDAPAPAGRRALTALEAAGLLDGTRFRHPAARAAVLEDAGPAARADLHRRAARLLRADGDPATAVAGHLLAAAGDDAPGDPADTEVLREAAEELLAQGDARAATELLELALRAGGDALACHGIRLRLAQVTARFDPAAAERRLTDLLETRSAAAPGSGHGGHGEDTRLLIGLLLSQGRLAEAAALAARDTTVPAGASTAEAAEAAAATAASPFDTTLDTPAAVSERLLQSTRLTDATVTPLTHAIRSLTASDHPDRAVTWSRNLLEEADRAQAPGWTSLFATLHAEALLRLGDLPGAHAHATTALQALPERTGSSFHCAPTAVLIRACSAMGRFTEASRLTDRQLPPRLPAGLHGLSYLRARGLHRLAVNQPHAALADFLETGRLMAAWGIDRPAHLPWRTDAAEALLRLGEARRAEQLVLEQLAHPDARRPWVRGASLRLRALTGEPRRRAALLGQAVEELHRSGDRVETARAMGDLGRALQAEGSAKGNTMVRNAWNLAKDSEATALCREILPDAPLTPPVRDRAPATGAGGSATLSGSEQRVATLAAQGLTNREISSKLFLTVSTVEQHLTRVYRKLQITSRGDLPMDLAPVGRAAF encoded by the coding sequence GTGGCGGGGCGCCGCCCCGGGGCGGCCGGGGGGTTTCTGCTCCGTCCCCGCTCGACCACCCCTGTAGGCACGCCTTCGACCCTGACCCGGGTGAGGGGTGGAGTTTCGATGACGGGGGCACGTGTGACGCTGGTGGGCAGGGACGCGGTGATCGGAGCGCTGGACACGGCGCTCGCGGAGTGCTCCGAAGGGCGTGCGCGGATCGTGCTGGCCGAGGGCGCCACCGGCTGCGGCAAGAGCGCACTGGCGGACACCGCCGCCGAACGGGCGCGCGCGGCCGGGGCGTTGGTCCTGTCCGCGGTCGCCGCCCCGGAGGAGCGCCAGGTCGCCCTGGGCGTGCTGCGGCAGCTGGTCCACGGCGAGGAGGGCTTCGCCCTGCCCGTGCCCGCCGCCGACGGTTCGACCGCACCCGCCCGGGTGGAAGCCATGCAGGCCTTCTGCGCGCGCCTGCGCGAGCTGAGCGCCGAGCGGCCCGTCGTGCTCGTCGTCGACGACGTCCAGCACGCCGACGGCGCGTCCCTCCAGTACCTCCGCTACCTGGCCCGCCACGCCCGTTCGTCCGCCGTCCTGACGGTACTGACCGGCTCCCCGCACGCCGAGGACCTCGACCCGGTCTTCACCACCGAGCTGATGCGACAGCCGCACTTCGGCCGGCTCCGCCTCGACCGGCTCGGCCGCGACGAGGTCGCCGCCCTCCTCGGCGGGCTCCGGCCGGCCGACGGGCCGCACCGCATCAGCGGCGGCAACCCGCTCCTGCTGCGCGCCCTCGTCGAGGAGACCGGGGACGGGCCGTGCGAGACGCCCGAGCCGGGCGGCCCGTTCGCCCAGGCCGTCACCACCTGCCTGCACCGCAGCGGGACGACCGCGCTCGCCGCGGCCCGGGTCGCTGCGGTGCTCGGGGAACGCGCCACCCCGGAGCGGGTCGTACGGCTGCTGGACGCACCGGCCCCGGCCGGCCGGCGGGCACTGACCGCCCTGGAGGCCGCCGGCCTGCTGGACGGCACCCGCTTCCGGCATCCCGCCGCGCGGGCCGCCGTACTGGAGGACGCCGGGCCCGCCGCCCGCGCCGACCTGCACCGCCGGGCCGCCCGGCTGCTGCGCGCGGACGGCGACCCCGCCACCGCCGTCGCCGGGCACCTGCTCGCCGCCGCCGGCGATGACGCCCCGGGCGACCCCGCCGACACCGAGGTCCTGCGCGAGGCTGCCGAGGAACTCCTCGCCCAGGGCGACGCCCGCGCCGCCACGGAACTCCTCGAACTCGCCCTCCGAGCCGGCGGCGACGCACTCGCCTGCCACGGGATCCGGCTGCGGCTGGCCCAGGTCACGGCCCGCTTCGACCCTGCGGCGGCCGAACGCCGGCTCACGGACCTGCTGGAGACCCGGAGCGCGGCCGCGCCCGGCAGCGGGCACGGCGGGCACGGCGAGGACACCCGGCTCCTGATCGGTCTGCTGCTCTCCCAGGGGCGGCTCGCCGAAGCCGCCGCCCTCGCCGCCCGCGACACCACCGTCCCGGCCGGCGCGTCCACCGCCGAAGCCGCCGAAGCCGCCGCGGCCACCGCGGCCTCCCCGTTCGACACCACCCTCGACACCCCGGCCGCGGTCAGCGAGCGGCTCCTGCAGTCCACCCGGCTCACCGACGCCACCGTCACCCCCCTCACCCACGCGATCCGCTCCCTCACGGCCTCCGACCACCCCGACCGCGCCGTCACCTGGAGCCGCAACCTGCTGGAGGAGGCGGACCGCGCCCAGGCCCCCGGCTGGACCTCGCTCTTCGCCACCCTCCACGCCGAGGCCCTGCTGCGCCTCGGTGACCTCCCCGGCGCACACGCCCACGCCACCACGGCCCTCCAGGCCCTGCCCGAGCGGACGGGCAGTTCGTTCCACTGCGCGCCGACGGCCGTGCTGATCCGGGCGTGCAGTGCGATGGGCCGGTTCACCGAGGCCTCGCGATTGACGGACCGCCAGCTCCCGCCGCGGCTGCCGGCCGGCCTGCACGGGCTGTCGTACCTGCGCGCCCGCGGATTGCACCGCCTCGCCGTCAACCAGCCGCACGCCGCACTCGCCGACTTCCTCGAAACCGGCCGCCTCATGGCGGCCTGGGGCATCGACCGCCCGGCGCACCTGCCCTGGCGCACCGATGCCGCCGAGGCCCTGTTGCGGCTCGGCGAGGCCCGGCGGGCCGAACAGCTCGTCCTGGAACAGCTCGCCCACCCCGACGCGCGGCGCCCCTGGGTGCGCGGTGCGTCCCTGCGCCTGCGCGCCCTCACCGGTGAGCCCCGGCGGCGGGCCGCGCTGCTGGGGCAGGCCGTGGAGGAGCTGCACCGCTCGGGCGACCGCGTCGAGACGGCGCGGGCGATGGGCGACCTCGGCCGCGCCCTCCAGGCCGAGGGTTCCGCCAAGGGGAACACCATGGTCCGCAACGCCTGGAACCTCGCGAAGGACAGCGAGGCCACCGCCCTGTGCCGGGAGATCCTCCCGGACGCACCGCTGACGCCGCCGGTCCGCGACCGGGCCCCGGCCACGGGGGCGGGCGGCAGCGCGACGCTGAGCGGTTCGGAGCAGCGGGTGGCGACGCTGGCGGCCCAGGGGCTGACGAACCGGGAGATCTCCTCGAAGCTGTTCCTGACGGTGAGCACCGTCGAGCAGCACCTCACGCGGGTCTACCGCAAGCTCCAGATCACCTCGCGGGGCGACCTGCCGATGGACCTGGCGCCGGTCGGCCGGGCGGCGTTCTGA
- a CDS encoding 4'-phosphopantetheinyl transferase superfamily protein — protein MPMEDPQRDTTQRDTTQRITAPVHVTGPAGPWEGVREGMARRGNASVFTTWGEWLTAALAEPALRPLLGRDWQRYRHTTDPTIRFRFVASRLAVRYTAAAALGTDPAKLDLSYKPGGRPYLRGLDQIDLSLTHTDDLIAVGISRNGRIGIDTEPADRRLAFSLLQNQVCTEAERAELAALPEAEQTAGMLRLWTLKEAYTKALGQGLRMGFSEFGFATGRSGDSGLLAPDGTPAAHDEWAFGTYPVLGRYLVSVACHDAGLDPSGDTAVSTMLDEGFVAMVSGLLDPV, from the coding sequence ATGCCGATGGAGGACCCGCAGCGCGACACGACGCAGCGCGACACGACGCAGCGCATCACGGCGCCGGTCCACGTCACCGGTCCCGCGGGCCCCTGGGAAGGGGTGCGGGAGGGCATGGCCCGGCGCGGCAACGCCTCGGTGTTCACCACCTGGGGCGAATGGCTCACCGCCGCGCTCGCGGAACCCGCCCTGCGGCCCCTGCTCGGCCGGGACTGGCAGCGCTACCGCCACACCACCGACCCGACCATCCGCTTCCGCTTCGTCGCCTCGCGGCTCGCGGTCCGGTACACGGCCGCCGCCGCGCTCGGGACCGACCCCGCCAAGCTCGACCTCTCGTACAAGCCCGGCGGACGCCCGTACCTGCGCGGCCTGGACCAGATCGACCTGAGCCTGACGCACACCGACGACCTGATCGCCGTCGGCATCAGCCGCAACGGGCGCATCGGCATCGACACCGAACCCGCCGACCGCAGGCTGGCCTTCTCCCTGCTCCAGAACCAGGTCTGCACCGAAGCCGAGCGCGCCGAGCTCGCCGCCCTCCCCGAGGCGGAGCAGACCGCCGGCATGCTGCGCCTGTGGACGCTGAAGGAGGCGTACACGAAGGCCCTCGGCCAGGGCCTGCGCATGGGCTTCTCCGAGTTCGGCTTCGCGACGGGCCGTAGCGGCGACAGCGGCCTGCTCGCCCCCGACGGCACCCCGGCCGCCCACGACGAATGGGCCTTCGGCACCTACCCGGTGCTCGGCCGCTACCTCGTCAGCGTCGCCTGCCACGACGCCGGACTCGACCCGTCCGGGGACACCGCCGTGTCCACCATGCTCGACGAAGGGTTCGTCGCCATGGTCTCGGGACTGCTGGACCCCGTGTGA